The DNA sequence CGACCTCGTCTACGTCGCCTGGGCCGCGTCCACCCCGCGGACCACCGCGATCGTCGCCGGCGCGCACACCGGCATCGAGAAGGTCACCGACCTGGCCGGCCGGACCGTCGCGGTCAACAAGGCGGGCCTCGGCGAGTTCCTGCTGGTCGCCGCGCTGGAGAAGTACCGGGTCCCCCGCGAGTCCGTCAAGATCACCTACCTCAACCCACCCGAGGCGTCCGCGGCCTTCGGCGCCGGGAAGATCGACGCCTGGGCCATCTGGCAGGGCTTCCGCGAGATCGCCGAGGTCCAGTACGGCGCCAAGCCGATCTTCGTCGACGGCGACGAGCTGGACTTCCAGATCGACTTCACCAGCTACCTCGTCCGCCGCGACTACGCCGAGCAGAACGCCGACACCGTCCGCAAGGTGATCGCCGCGTTCCAGGCCGACTACGAGTGGCAGAACCAGCACTACAAGGAATCCCTGGACATCGGCAACGCCGTTTCGCACTACCCGCAGGCGGTGCTGGACAAGATGGCCGCGAAGAACGTCCAGACGAAACTGGCGCTGATCGGCGACGACGGGATCGCGCAGCTCCAGCGCGGCGCCGACTGGCTCACCCAGCGCAAGATCCTCAGCGGCCCGATCACCGTCGCCGACCACGCGGTCAAGCTGTGAGCGCCGCCGTGCGCGTGCGCGCGCTGACCAAGAGCTTCGGTGACCGGACCGTCCTGGCCGGACTCGACCTCGACATCGCGCCCGGCGAGTTCGTCGCGCTCATCGGCGAAAGCGGCTGCGGCAAGACGACCTTGCTGCGCCTGCTCGCCGGGCTCGACTCGGCCGACGGCGGCGAGCTGGCCGCTCCGCCCGAGCGGATGGTGGTGTTCCAGGAGCACCGGCTGCTGCCGTGGCGGCGGGTGTGGCAGAACGTCGCCGTCGGCCTCCCCCGCGAAGGCGCCCGCGAGGCGGCGGCCCGGGCGCTGACCGAGGTCGGCCTGGCCGGGCACCTCGACGCCTGGCCGGTCACGCTGTCCGGCGGCGAGGCCCAGCGCGTCGCGCTCGCCAGGGCGCTGGTCCGCGAACCGCGGCTGCTGCTGCTCGACGAGCCGTTCGCCGCCCTCGACGCGCTCACCCGGATCAAGATGCACGCCCTCGTCCGGCACCTGGTGGACGTGCACCGCCCGGCCGTCCTGCTGGTCACCCACGACGTCGACGAGGCCATCCTGCTGGCCGACCGCGTGGTCGCGCTGCGGTCCGGCCGGCTGGCCGCCGAGCACCGCGTCGGCTTCGACGGCGAACGCAGCCGCCGCAACCCCGCGTTCGACGAGCTGCGCCACCGGCTGCTCGCCGAGCTCGGCGTCGCCGAACTGGCCGAGTCCCGGTGAACGCCGACGTGCTGGTCATCGGGGGCGGCCTCGCCGCGACCTGGACGGCCTTGGCCGCGGCCCAGGCCGGCGGGGACGTCGTGCTCGTGGACAAGGGCTACTGCGGCACCAGCGGCGTCACGGCGACCGCCGGGGTCACGCACTGGTTCGTCCCGCCCTCGCGGCACGAGCAGGCGGTCGCCGAACGGCACGCGCACGCGGGCGGGCTCGCCGATCCCGAGCGAGCGCTGCGGGTGCTGCGCACGACGTGGGAGCGGCTGCCCACCTTGGACCGGTACTACCCCTTCCCCGTGCGCGGCGGGGAACCCGACCGGACGAACAACGTGCGCGGGCCGGAGTACCTGCGCGCGATGCGGGGCCTGATCCACCGGGCCGGCGTCCGGATCCTCGACCACCACCCGGCCCTCGAACTGCTGCTGCGCCCGGACGGGTCGGTGGGCGGCGCGGCCGGGGTCCGGCGGCAAGCCGGCGGGGACTGGCAGGTCCGGGCGGGCGCGGTCGTGCTGGCCACCGGCGGCACGGCGTTCCGCTCGCACCTGCTCGGCTCCCGCGGCAACACCGGCGACGGGCACCTGATGGCCGTCGA is a window from the Amycolatopsis sp. cg9 genome containing:
- a CDS encoding ABC transporter ATP-binding protein, producing the protein MSAAVRVRALTKSFGDRTVLAGLDLDIAPGEFVALIGESGCGKTTLLRLLAGLDSADGGELAAPPERMVVFQEHRLLPWRRVWQNVAVGLPREGAREAAARALTEVGLAGHLDAWPVTLSGGEAQRVALARALVREPRLLLLDEPFAALDALTRIKMHALVRHLVDVHRPAVLLVTHDVDEAILLADRVVALRSGRLAAEHRVGFDGERSRRNPAFDELRHRLLAELGVAELAESR
- a CDS encoding ABC transporter substrate-binding protein, with amino-acid sequence MTLSRRTFLTAAGLTALAAPLAACATGSAGGATPGKVRLTYSTISVPKARGVLEKTLKEQGIAVEWVGPFPNHAPTLQAVVGGTADFSFGGSTTPADQAILSGADLVYVAWAASTPRTTAIVAGAHTGIEKVTDLAGRTVAVNKAGLGEFLLVAALEKYRVPRESVKITYLNPPEASAAFGAGKIDAWAIWQGFREIAEVQYGAKPIFVDGDELDFQIDFTSYLVRRDYAEQNADTVRKVIAAFQADYEWQNQHYKESLDIGNAVSHYPQAVLDKMAAKNVQTKLALIGDDGIAQLQRGADWLTQRKILSGPITVADHAVKL